From Frateuria aurantia DSM 6220, one genomic window encodes:
- the nac gene encoding nitrogen assimilation transcriptional regulator NAC — protein MNIRRLRYFVKIVDLGSLTQAAEVLHIAQPALSQQLNTLESEFKQQLLIRTKRGVTPTAAGLVLYQHAQIILRQLDQACSAVVTAGEKLSGPVSVGLAPGTAASALALPLLQAVRHRHPSIVLYLNENFGTTLSELVMNGRMDMAVLYGFRSVQGLEFVPLQDEELYLLQPATARAVPATISLQEMFDLDLLLPRSYNVIRKLVDAAFMANQRVPCVIAEIESVDTLAGAVAAGLGATVLPDSAASHLCANGRLMRRRIVGPVITAPLALCLSSHLPLSAAAQAVKGLLLELVGALPPTVAVR, from the coding sequence ATGAACATACGGCGCTTGCGCTATTTCGTGAAAATCGTCGATCTGGGCAGTCTGACCCAGGCGGCCGAGGTCCTGCATATCGCCCAGCCGGCCTTGAGCCAGCAATTGAATACCCTGGAATCGGAATTCAAGCAGCAGCTTCTGATCCGGACCAAGCGGGGCGTGACGCCGACAGCGGCCGGGCTGGTCTTGTACCAGCATGCGCAGATCATTCTGCGGCAGCTCGATCAGGCCTGCTCGGCGGTAGTCACCGCCGGGGAGAAATTGTCAGGCCCGGTGTCGGTCGGGCTGGCGCCGGGAACGGCCGCCTCGGCACTGGCCTTGCCGCTGCTGCAGGCCGTGCGCCACCGTCATCCGTCCATCGTGCTCTATCTCAACGAGAATTTCGGCACCACGCTCAGCGAGCTGGTGATGAACGGGCGGATGGACATGGCCGTGCTCTACGGCTTCCGCAGTGTCCAAGGCCTGGAATTCGTGCCTCTGCAGGACGAGGAGCTGTATCTGCTGCAGCCGGCCACGGCCCGGGCCGTACCTGCCACCATCAGCCTGCAGGAAATGTTCGATCTAGATCTGCTGCTGCCACGCAGCTACAACGTCATACGCAAATTGGTCGATGCCGCCTTCATGGCCAACCAGCGGGTGCCTTGCGTCATTGCCGAAATCGAGTCGGTCGATACCCTGGCTGGCGCGGTGGCGGCCGGTCTGGGGGCGACGGTGTTGCCGGATTCGGCGGCCTCGCACCTGTGTGCCAATGGCCGTCTGATGCGTCGTCGGATCGTGGGGCCGGTGATCACCGCACCCTTGGCACTGTGCCTGTCCAGCCATCTGCCGCTGTCTGCCGCCGCCCAGGCGGTCAAGGGTCTGCTGCTGGAGCTGGTCGGCGCCTTGCCGCCGACCGTGGCGGTCCGCTGA
- a CDS encoding aspartate transaminase, with protein sequence MSLRLAARVQRIKPSPSSAAADRAAALRREGRSIIGLVVGEPDLDMPGHIVEAIVEAARQGQTRYTQNAGTPELRAAISAKLQRENGLDYAADQILVTPGAKSAIFNALLATLGEGDEVLVPAPYWVSYPDMVLACDGTPVTVIGHESDGFKLRPEALAQAITPRTRWLILNSPSNPTGAVYSEAEWKDLLEVLQAHPQVWLMTDEIYEHICFAGHKPRHPLVLEPGLKERTLIVNGVSKTYAMTGLRLGYAAGPPALIQAMAALQSQSTSNACSLSQAGAVAALNGDQSFVVRNAELYRCRRDEVVGRINAIDGLRCELPDGAFYVYVNCAGLLGRQTPKGQILGNDDDVVMYLLEQVGVAVIAGHAYGLSPYFRLSTAASLETLIEGCVRMATAVSLLRTPA encoded by the coding sequence GTGTCTTTGCGTCTGGCTGCCCGCGTGCAGCGTATCAAGCCTTCTCCCAGCAGCGCGGCGGCCGATCGTGCCGCCGCCTTGCGTCGTGAAGGACGTTCGATCATCGGTCTGGTGGTTGGTGAACCCGATCTGGACATGCCGGGCCATATTGTCGAGGCCATCGTCGAGGCGGCAAGGCAGGGACAGACCCGATACACCCAGAATGCCGGCACGCCCGAATTGCGGGCGGCGATCAGCGCCAAATTGCAGAGGGAGAACGGGCTGGACTACGCGGCCGACCAGATCCTGGTCACCCCGGGTGCCAAAAGCGCGATCTTCAATGCCTTGCTGGCGACCCTGGGCGAGGGTGACGAGGTGCTGGTACCTGCACCGTATTGGGTATCGTATCCCGATATGGTTCTGGCCTGCGATGGCACGCCTGTGACGGTGATCGGTCATGAAAGTGACGGATTCAAGTTGCGCCCGGAAGCGCTGGCGCAGGCGATTACGCCGCGAACGCGCTGGCTGATCCTGAATTCGCCTTCCAATCCCACCGGTGCGGTCTATAGCGAGGCCGAGTGGAAGGACTTGCTGGAGGTGCTGCAGGCGCATCCGCAGGTTTGGCTGATGACCGACGAGATCTACGAACATATCTGCTTTGCCGGGCACAAGCCCCGGCATCCCCTGGTGCTGGAGCCTGGACTGAAGGAACGGACGCTGATCGTCAACGGGGTGTCCAAGACCTACGCCATGACCGGCCTTCGACTGGGCTATGCCGCCGGACCGCCGGCTTTGATCCAGGCGATGGCGGCGTTGCAGTCGCAGTCGACCAGCAATGCCTGTTCCTTGAGTCAGGCCGGCGCCGTGGCGGCCTTGAATGGCGATCAGTCCTTTGTCGTTCGCAACGCGGAGCTGTATCGGTGTCGTCGGGATGAGGTGGTGGGGCGAATCAATGCCATCGATGGTCTCCGTTGCGAACTTCCGGACGGGGCTTTCTACGTCTATGTGAACTGTGCCGGGCTGCTGGGCCGGCAGACGCCCAAGGGTCAGATCCTTGGCAATGACGACGATGTCGTGATGTATCTGCTCGAGCAGGTCGGCGTGGCGGTCATCGCCGGGCATGCCTATGGGCTGTCGCCCTATTTCCGACTCTCCACCGCCGCTTCGCTGGAGACCCTGATCGAAGGCTGCGTGCGTATGGCCACCGCGGTATCGTTGCTGCGCACTCCGGCTTGA
- a CDS encoding LamB/YcsF family protein, with product MRSIDLNADLGEGFGPWRMGADESLLPLLSSANIACGFHAGDSSIMDRTIRTAIRLGVDIGAHVGYPDLQGFGRRPMQIESGELAAMVIYQLGALGGMARAAGGQMTHMSFHGALGNRIAADAALADALLQAVAAYDAGLIISSSPSAAMVTAAAMHGLRLRTTFLADRACDREGLLVPRSRPGAVIHDPRQVAARVCQLLAEGTVTSIEGERLAIAADSILVHGDTEGALDLARHIRETIRQAGVRVQPLSQLEH from the coding sequence ATGAGGTCCATCGATCTGAATGCCGATCTGGGAGAGGGCTTCGGTCCCTGGCGGATGGGCGCGGATGAGTCATTGCTGCCGTTGCTGTCGTCGGCCAATATCGCCTGCGGTTTTCATGCGGGTGATTCGTCGATCATGGATCGCACGATCCGTACCGCGATACGGCTGGGGGTCGATATCGGTGCCCATGTCGGCTACCCCGATCTGCAGGGCTTCGGTCGACGCCCGATGCAGATCGAGAGCGGGGAGCTGGCGGCGATGGTGATCTATCAGCTCGGCGCGCTGGGCGGGATGGCCCGCGCGGCAGGGGGGCAGATGACGCATATGAGCTTCCACGGCGCACTGGGCAATCGCATCGCCGCCGATGCGGCATTGGCCGATGCCCTGCTGCAGGCTGTGGCGGCTTATGACGCGGGCCTGATCATCAGCTCCTCGCCCAGCGCCGCCATGGTCACCGCCGCGGCCATGCATGGGCTGCGCTTGCGGACCACGTTTCTCGCCGACCGGGCCTGTGACCGCGAGGGACTGCTGGTACCACGGAGCAGGCCGGGCGCGGTGATCCATGATCCCCGGCAGGTCGCGGCCAGGGTCTGTCAGCTGCTGGCGGAGGGGACGGTCACCAGCATCGAGGGAGAGCGTCTGGCGATTGCCGCCGATTCGATTCTGGTGCATGGCGACACCGAGGGAGCCTTGGATCTGGCCCGACATATCCGTGAGACGATACGGCAGGCCGGCGTCCGGGTGCAGCCCTTGTCGCAGCTGGAGCACTGA
- a CDS encoding TonB-dependent receptor plug domain-containing protein — MQAVIVTGTRSSGRTESESLSPIDVLGSKDLQATGANTVGQALSQLLPSLDFPSSAINGPLNTTRPVILRGMSPNYVLVLVDGKRYHPSSQLNYSTTSSRGSQPVDTASIPIAAIDHIEVLRDGAAAQYGSDAIAGVVNIVLKHGARKGDNSVTAGGAGYTKGGGAQNSISGSVGFDLGAQKKGWLRVSWNYLNAMPTNHAEFGEQNQASVVKANGGYATQVYGNAGQKNFQTVINFAYAFNPAFELYGYIDASQRDQRNYGYYRTANSSNNVKAMYPNGYLPLMLSQSSDFSAVLGGRGLIGDGWHWDFSGTYGYNNVNNQVDNTLNVALYENTGSSPRNFYVGSFRDAQSVFNLDVSKDTDWGFLPNPVTVAFGASWMKDQYQMKAGDAASYYQDPNGTYAGGAQTFSGITPAEAGNFSRHSQAVYADLETDLTDRLSAGVAARYEHYSDAGATRSGKVSLRYQLTDTLALRGTVSNGFRAPSLGQQYYETIATIINNNTLTQTGTFRTSNSVAQALGARSLRPEKSVNYSLGAVWQPLDNLDVSVDGYQIRIAHQDLLSDSFSLTSNPELAAYISGISATQVSAAQYFTNAATTRTRGVDMVTSYYIAMGNAGTLRLNASANYNQVSLQSVAATPAILREYAPTLALYGRASEGLLTKSTPRTKFVLGGTWMVGNWSFYAGETRYGSVMRVGNTAAGDQTFAARWLLDTTINYTYHNWTFTVGANNLTNQYPSRVTKNNTYDYYYGELPYSPLSPFGYNGRYVFGNVTLHW; from the coding sequence ATGCAGGCCGTGATCGTCACGGGCACCCGCAGTTCGGGTCGGACCGAATCGGAATCCCTGTCGCCGATCGATGTGCTGGGATCCAAGGATCTGCAGGCCACCGGTGCCAATACCGTGGGACAGGCGCTCAGTCAGCTGCTGCCTTCACTCGACTTTCCTTCCTCTGCCATCAACGGTCCATTGAATACGACACGGCCAGTCATCCTGCGTGGCATGTCACCCAACTATGTACTGGTGCTGGTCGATGGCAAGCGCTATCACCCTTCATCGCAGCTGAATTACAGCACTACCTCCAGTCGCGGTTCACAACCGGTGGATACGGCCTCCATTCCGATTGCCGCCATCGACCATATCGAAGTCCTTCGCGACGGTGCGGCTGCCCAGTACGGCTCGGATGCCATTGCCGGTGTAGTGAATATCGTGTTGAAACACGGTGCCAGAAAAGGCGACAACAGTGTCACCGCCGGTGGCGCCGGCTATACCAAGGGTGGCGGTGCACAGAACAGCATCTCGGGCTCGGTAGGCTTTGATCTGGGCGCACAGAAGAAGGGATGGCTTCGTGTTTCATGGAACTATCTCAATGCCATGCCTACCAATCATGCCGAATTCGGCGAGCAGAACCAGGCCTCTGTCGTCAAGGCCAACGGCGGCTATGCCACTCAGGTCTACGGCAATGCCGGGCAGAAGAATTTCCAGACCGTCATCAATTTTGCCTACGCCTTCAACCCGGCCTTTGAACTGTATGGCTATATCGATGCCAGTCAGCGCGATCAGCGCAACTACGGCTATTACCGTACCGCCAACTCCAGCAACAACGTCAAGGCCATGTATCCGAATGGCTACCTGCCCCTGATGCTGAGCCAATCCAGCGATTTCTCGGCCGTGCTTGGCGGCCGAGGGCTGATCGGTGACGGCTGGCACTGGGACTTTTCCGGAACCTACGGATACAACAACGTCAATAACCAAGTCGACAACACGCTGAATGTCGCCCTGTACGAGAACACCGGCAGCTCGCCCAGGAATTTCTACGTCGGTTCGTTCCGTGATGCCCAGAGCGTATTCAATCTGGATGTGAGCAAAGACACCGACTGGGGCTTTTTGCCCAACCCGGTCACTGTCGCCTTCGGTGCCTCCTGGATGAAGGACCAATATCAGATGAAGGCGGGCGATGCCGCCTCTTATTATCAGGATCCCAATGGCACTTATGCCGGCGGTGCACAGACCTTCTCCGGCATCACGCCGGCTGAAGCCGGCAACTTCAGTCGCCATAGCCAGGCCGTCTATGCCGACCTGGAAACCGATCTGACTGACCGCTTGTCAGCAGGTGTTGCGGCGCGCTACGAACACTACAGTGATGCCGGCGCCACCCGATCGGGCAAGGTCTCTCTGCGTTACCAGCTCACCGACACGCTGGCCCTGCGGGGCACCGTGTCCAACGGTTTCCGGGCCCCCTCGCTGGGCCAGCAGTACTACGAAACCATTGCCACCATCATCAACAACAATACCCTGACCCAGACCGGCACCTTCCGTACCAGCAACTCCGTTGCCCAGGCATTGGGAGCCCGGTCACTGCGTCCGGAAAAATCCGTCAACTACAGCCTCGGCGCCGTCTGGCAACCGCTGGACAATCTGGATGTCAGCGTCGATGGCTACCAGATCAGAATCGCCCACCAGGATCTTCTCAGCGACAGTTTCTCGCTGACCTCCAATCCTGAGCTGGCCGCCTATATTTCTGGAATATCGGCCACTCAGGTCAGCGCGGCACAGTATTTCACCAATGCCGCCACCACCCGCACCCGCGGCGTAGATATGGTGACAAGCTATTACATCGCGATGGGCAATGCCGGCACGCTGCGCCTGAACGCCAGCGCCAACTACAATCAGGTATCACTGCAATCGGTCGCCGCCACGCCCGCCATTCTGCGGGAATATGCTCCGACCCTAGCCTTGTACGGGCGTGCCAGCGAAGGCCTGCTGACCAAATCCACGCCTCGTACCAAATTTGTGCTCGGCGGCACCTGGATGGTCGGCAACTGGAGCTTCTATGCCGGAGAGACGCGCTATGGCTCGGTCATGCGTGTGGGCAATACCGCCGCTGGAGACCAGACCTTTGCCGCACGCTGGCTGCTCGATACCACCATCAATTACACCTATCACAACTGGACCTTCACTGTCGGGGCCAACAATCTCACCAACCAATACCCATCCAGGGTGACCAAAAACAATACCTACGACTACTACTACGGTGAACTGCCGTACTCCCCGCTGTCGCCCTTCGGTTACAACGGACGCTATGTCTTCGGCAACGTCACCCTGCACTGGTAA
- the budA gene encoding acetolactate decarboxylase, with protein MTAASCGCAEHIAASYLARNGTLPLPIGDGEIYQTSLMSGLIAGVYEGDTTLGELFTHGDFGLGTFNDLDGELIAFDQHSHQLRADGSATPTRPEQKTPFAVVTWFKPSVDLPLEQPMSGEEVEALINRLAPSANLFCAIRVDGEFERVRTRTVPRQERPYKPMLEAIAEQPTFDFNETRGTLIGFRSPPYVQGVNVAGYHIHYITDQRDGGGHVLEYRLKRGRLQLGLVSKLKIELPQNQDFLSADLFPADLDAAIRQAEA; from the coding sequence ATGACTGCTGCAAGCTGCGGATGTGCCGAGCATATCGCTGCCAGCTATCTGGCCAGAAACGGTACCCTGCCGTTGCCGATCGGTGATGGCGAGATCTACCAGACCTCGCTGATGAGCGGTCTGATCGCCGGTGTCTACGAGGGCGACACCACCTTGGGAGAATTGTTCACGCATGGTGATTTCGGTCTGGGCACCTTCAATGATCTGGATGGCGAACTGATCGCCTTTGACCAGCATTCGCACCAGCTGCGCGCTGACGGCAGCGCGACTCCGACCCGCCCCGAACAGAAAACCCCTTTTGCGGTGGTGACCTGGTTCAAGCCATCAGTGGATCTGCCGCTTGAGCAGCCCATGAGCGGTGAAGAAGTCGAGGCCCTGATCAATCGGCTCGCGCCCTCGGCCAACCTGTTCTGCGCGATCCGCGTCGACGGCGAGTTCGAAAGGGTGCGGACTCGTACCGTGCCGCGTCAGGAACGGCCGTACAAGCCGATGCTGGAGGCCATCGCCGAACAGCCTACCTTCGATTTCAACGAAACCCGCGGCACCCTGATCGGCTTTCGCAGCCCGCCGTATGTGCAAGGCGTCAATGTCGCCGGCTACCACATCCATTACATCACCGATCAGCGCGATGGCGGCGGCCATGTGCTGGAGTACCGGCTCAAGCGCGGGCGCCTGCAGCTGGGTCTGGTCAGCAAGCTCAAGATCGAGCTGCCGCAGAACCAGGATTTCCTGAGCGCCGATCTCTTTCCGGCCGACCTGGATGCGGCCATCCGCCAGGCCGAGGCCTGA
- a CDS encoding acetyl-CoA carboxylase biotin carboxyl carrier protein: protein MKIDIQRIARLMSWLADTHIHELEWGDDRTSLRLRRDPGQSLRQAPEPDRSAGPPARAADPEAQAIERIHVTASAVGRFLDRAPLQSQALVTPGSRVEPGDLVGLLQAGPILLPLRAEVAGIVAGHAVQAGEAVEYRQVIMSLEAVAAFAEGEEP, encoded by the coding sequence TTGAAGATCGACATTCAACGGATTGCGCGGCTGATGAGCTGGTTGGCGGATACGCATATCCATGAACTGGAGTGGGGCGACGACCGGACCAGCTTGCGGCTGCGACGTGATCCCGGCCAGTCCCTGCGGCAAGCGCCGGAGCCGGACCGCAGTGCGGGCCCGCCGGCCAGAGCCGCTGATCCCGAGGCGCAGGCCATCGAGCGCATTCATGTGACGGCCAGCGCCGTCGGTCGCTTTCTCGACCGTGCGCCCCTGCAGTCGCAGGCGCTGGTCACGCCGGGATCACGGGTGGAGCCGGGCGATCTGGTCGGCCTGCTGCAGGCCGGCCCCATTCTGCTGCCGTTGAGGGCCGAAGTGGCCGGTATCGTGGCCGGCCATGCAGTGCAAGCCGGCGAAGCCGTGGAATATCGGCAAGTGATCATGTCATTGGAAGCCGTTGCCGCCTTCGCGGAAGGGGAGGAACCATGA
- a CDS encoding biotin-dependent carboxyltransferase family protein, with product MIRWCSKLPLSSVQDLGRHGHLASGVGTSGAMDQLALMAGNLLLGNAPELAGIEIQMFPARCRFLQDGRFALTGADCQARLNGRLLPPWWLARARRGDVLEWFPPRIGARAYLCLPGGVDVPPVLGSRSTQLRGAFGGLDGRFLAVDDVVKAGRENDEGPADFGVEPPQSAMPQEQKGLPAIRVMPAAEYDAFSAAARATFWDSEWRLSPQSDRYGCRMTGPSIRLEQPLEIRSHGIVPGVIQIPPGGQPIIQLRDAQPSGGYPKFGAVIEADLWRLGQTPIGSRLRFVRVDYDQALQALDENRQWLDRLACHLAMYI from the coding sequence ATGATCCGATGGTGCTCCAAGCTGCCGCTGAGCAGCGTCCAGGACCTGGGTCGCCACGGCCATCTGGCCAGCGGGGTCGGCACGTCGGGGGCGATGGACCAGCTTGCGCTGATGGCCGGCAACCTGTTGCTGGGCAATGCGCCGGAGCTTGCCGGCATCGAGATACAGATGTTTCCCGCACGCTGCCGATTTCTTCAGGATGGCCGCTTTGCCCTGACCGGTGCCGATTGTCAGGCGCGGCTCAATGGCCGGCTGCTGCCCCCCTGGTGGTTGGCACGCGCCCGCCGAGGGGATGTTCTGGAATGGTTCCCTCCCCGGATCGGTGCACGTGCCTATCTCTGTCTGCCGGGGGGCGTGGACGTGCCGCCGGTACTGGGATCGAGAAGTACCCAGCTGAGAGGCGCATTTGGTGGTCTGGACGGCCGTTTTCTGGCCGTGGATGATGTCGTGAAAGCCGGTCGCGAAAACGATGAGGGGCCGGCGGACTTCGGGGTGGAACCGCCGCAATCGGCCATGCCGCAAGAGCAGAAGGGCTTGCCCGCGATCCGGGTCATGCCGGCGGCAGAGTATGACGCGTTCAGTGCGGCGGCCCGCGCGACCTTCTGGGACAGCGAATGGCGGCTCAGTCCGCAAAGCGACCGTTACGGCTGCCGGATGACCGGTCCCTCGATCCGCCTCGAGCAGCCGCTGGAAATACGCTCGCACGGCATCGTTCCCGGCGTGATCCAGATTCCGCCCGGAGGCCAGCCCATCATCCAGTTGCGCGATGCCCAGCCCAGTGGTGGCTATCCCAAGTTCGGCGCTGTGATCGAGGCGGATCTGTGGCGGTTGGGCCAGACTCCGATCGGCAGTCGCCTGCGTTTTGTCCGGGTCGATTATGACCAGGCCCTGCAGGCCCTCGATGAAAACCGGCAGTGGCTGGATCGTCTGGCCTGCCATCTTGCCATGTATATCTGA
- a CDS encoding LysR family transcriptional regulator, with translation MELRQLRYFIAVADALHFTKAAEQLGMAQPPLSQQIRKLEREVGAPLFHRLSRGIELTEAGRRLREDAQQVLDAAEQALSHAQSAARGISGRIRLGFATSAVFHAQIAMTLRDYRSRYPQVELAPHESDSPSLVEAVHEGRLDAAFLRLPVDTGELQLEKMVDEPMRVVLPVGHRLAGCAEIDLAELAGEPLILSPRWTGPALYDAILDTFRQAGIEPLLGQESPQVPTCANMVAGGFGISLVPESICQVRSEGVSYHAIKGISPQLGIALATRRNPLAPTLRNLILRVRAERQRHEAAGLVID, from the coding sequence ATGGAGTTGAGGCAGCTACGCTATTTCATCGCGGTCGCCGATGCCTTGCATTTCACCAAGGCGGCTGAACAACTGGGCATGGCCCAGCCGCCGCTGAGTCAGCAGATCCGCAAACTGGAACGGGAAGTGGGTGCTCCGCTGTTTCATCGGCTCAGTCGCGGCATCGAGCTGACCGAGGCCGGTCGGCGTCTGCGCGAAGATGCGCAACAGGTATTGGATGCCGCCGAGCAGGCCTTGAGCCATGCCCAGAGCGCCGCGCGCGGGATCAGTGGCCGGATCCGTCTGGGATTTGCCACCTCGGCGGTGTTTCATGCCCAGATCGCGATGACGTTGCGGGATTACCGTTCGCGATACCCGCAGGTGGAGCTGGCGCCGCATGAAAGCGATTCGCCCTCGCTGGTGGAGGCGGTGCATGAGGGCCGGCTGGATGCGGCCTTTCTGCGCCTGCCGGTGGATACCGGCGAGCTGCAGCTGGAGAAGATGGTGGATGAACCGATGCGGGTCGTGCTGCCGGTCGGCCACCGGTTGGCGGGCTGTGCGGAAATCGATCTGGCCGAGCTGGCGGGCGAGCCCTTGATCCTCTCGCCGCGCTGGACCGGACCGGCCCTGTACGACGCGATTCTCGACACTTTCCGCCAGGCCGGCATCGAGCCGCTGCTGGGCCAGGAATCGCCGCAGGTGCCTACCTGCGCCAATATGGTGGCCGGCGGTTTCGGCATCAGCCTGGTCCCCGAGTCGATCTGCCAGGTCCGCAGCGAAGGCGTCAGCTATCACGCGATCAAGGGCATCTCGCCGCAGCTGGGCATCGCTCTGGCCACCCGCCGCAATCCGCTGGCGCCGACCCTGCGCAATCTGATCCTGCGGGTCAGAGCCGAGCGTCAGCGTCATGAAGCCGCCGGTCTGGTCATTGACTGA
- the pxpB gene encoding 5-oxoprolinase subunit PxpB, with protein MDGLGGGHLAHGKLFAPVAVPGGLEVSALGTTGLLLSAAGELCLPTQQRIWALAREVATWPGIGEAVPGMNNLMLCFSRPPENGHAWQGLVVNLQQAWQDIEPLSREGRVVELDVSYGGRGGPHLADVVTHTGLAVDEVVRLHSAPLYQVYALGSHPGYCYLGGMDPRIATPRRAAPILNLPGGAVSIGGVQTGVSASTGPSGWNTIGHTEMEFFDPCRQPPAVLQPGDQIRFRVREILA; from the coding sequence ATGGATGGATTGGGAGGCGGGCACCTGGCCCATGGCAAGCTGTTTGCACCTGTGGCAGTCCCCGGCGGGCTGGAGGTCAGCGCGCTGGGGACCACCGGATTATTGCTGAGTGCGGCTGGCGAACTGTGCCTGCCTACCCAGCAGCGGATCTGGGCGCTGGCGAGGGAAGTGGCGACATGGCCGGGTATCGGCGAGGCCGTGCCGGGCATGAACAATCTGATGCTGTGCTTCAGCCGTCCGCCGGAGAACGGGCATGCCTGGCAGGGTCTGGTCGTGAACTTGCAGCAGGCTTGGCAGGACATCGAGCCACTGTCGCGCGAGGGTCGGGTCGTGGAGCTGGATGTGAGCTATGGCGGCCGCGGCGGTCCGCATCTGGCGGATGTTGTCACGCATACGGGCCTGGCGGTGGATGAGGTGGTCCGTCTGCACAGTGCGCCGCTCTACCAGGTCTATGCCTTGGGCAGTCATCCCGGCTACTGCTATCTGGGCGGCATGGATCCGCGCATCGCCACTCCGCGTCGGGCCGCCCCGATCCTGAACCTGCCTGGCGGCGCGGTTTCCATTGGCGGGGTCCAGACCGGAGTTTCGGCTTCGACGGGCCCCAGCGGCTGGAACACGATAGGCCATACCGAAATGGAGTTCTTCGATCCGTGCAGGCAGCCGCCGGCCGTATTGCAGCCGGGTGACCAGATCCGCTTCCGGGTCCGGGAGATTCTGGCATGA
- a CDS encoding MFS transporter, translated as MNTPEMAVAPAGGFRRSLLAMSGLALVLMLSALDQTVVGTALPRIAEELHGFDRYTWVATSYLLASVISLPIAGRLGDHHGRKPFVLAATIIFVLASLGCGAAATMDQLIVARGCQGIGGGMLIGTAFACIPELFPDTRQRLRWQMLLSMAFSIVNATGPMLGGMLTQDVSWRWVFYINLPLGLLALILVYRHLPWLRPMSGSQTRFDWRGAAWLAVLLGAGQAAVQWHAHPVWPALAAGLALVRLLREQPRTRHPLLPPVMFADPGLRGLFGLSLLAGAIMFSLLFYLPLLFQAGYGYSPRTAGWLITPLVLCITLGAIFNGRIVARLEDPRRLPLTGFVLLMLACVGIAVSGRGAGPGLLLSLTFAAGLGLGLILMNLTLFTQARAHREHLGIATAVCQGLRLVGGMLGAALAERVVNGVYPQALARQLAAMHLPTMASAWSSPGSVLRMPMRAGVAAPEPMPWIQAWQAARHSLIQSVDVVCLLLGLLALAALIWLMRLPRISLQPPLSSSGQPAEISSPD; from the coding sequence TTGAACACCCCGGAGATGGCGGTCGCCCCGGCGGGAGGCTTCCGCAGGTCCTTGCTGGCGATGTCAGGGCTTGCGCTGGTTCTGATGCTGTCGGCGCTGGATCAGACCGTGGTCGGTACGGCGTTGCCGCGCATCGCCGAAGAGCTGCATGGCTTCGATCGCTATACCTGGGTGGCCACCAGTTACCTGCTGGCCTCGGTGATCAGCCTGCCGATTGCCGGCAGGCTGGGCGACCATCACGGACGCAAGCCCTTCGTGCTCGCGGCGACGATCATTTTCGTGCTGGCCTCCCTGGGGTGTGGCGCTGCCGCCACCATGGACCAACTGATCGTGGCGCGAGGTTGCCAGGGGATCGGCGGCGGCATGTTGATCGGTACCGCCTTCGCCTGCATTCCCGAGCTGTTTCCCGACACGCGGCAGCGATTGCGCTGGCAGATGCTGTTAAGCATGGCCTTCAGCATTGTCAATGCCACGGGACCGATGCTGGGTGGCATGCTGACTCAGGATGTCAGCTGGCGGTGGGTGTTCTATATCAATCTGCCGTTGGGACTGCTGGCACTGATCCTGGTTTATCGCCATCTGCCCTGGTTGCGGCCGATGAGTGGCTCCCAGACCCGGTTTGATTGGCGGGGCGCGGCATGGCTTGCCGTGCTGCTGGGGGCCGGGCAGGCCGCCGTGCAATGGCATGCCCACCCCGTATGGCCGGCACTGGCGGCAGGGCTGGCGCTGGTGAGGCTGTTGCGTGAGCAGCCGCGAACCCGGCATCCTCTGTTGCCGCCGGTCATGTTTGCCGATCCTGGGCTGCGCGGTTTGTTCGGGCTCTCGTTGCTGGCCGGCGCGATCATGTTCTCCCTGCTGTTCTATCTGCCGCTGCTGTTTCAGGCCGGTTATGGCTACAGCCCCCGCACCGCCGGATGGCTGATCACCCCGCTGGTGCTGTGCATCACCCTCGGTGCGATCTTCAATGGTCGTATCGTGGCCCGGCTGGAAGATCCGCGCCGGCTGCCGCTGACGGGGTTCGTGTTGCTGATGCTGGCCTGTGTCGGCATCGCCGTCAGCGGTCGGGGGGCTGGACCGGGCCTTCTGCTGAGCTTGACCTTCGCGGCGGGTCTGGGGCTGGGGCTGATCCTGATGAATCTCACCTTGTTTACCCAGGCCCGGGCCCACCGCGAGCATCTGGGGATTGCCACCGCGGTCTGTCAGGGCCTGCGGCTGGTCGGCGGCATGCTGGGGGCGGCGCTGGCCGAGCGGGTGGTCAACGGCGTCTATCCGCAGGCCCTGGCGCGACAGCTGGCGGCGATGCATCTGCCGACCATGGCCTCGGCGTGGTCCAGTCCTGGCAGCGTCTTGCGGATGCCGATGCGAGCCGGTGTCGCTGCGCCGGAGCCTATGCCATGGATCCAGGCCTGGCAGGCGGCCCGCCACAGTCTGATCCAGTCGGTGGATGTCGTCTGCCTGCTGCTGGGCCTGCTGGCACTGGCAGCATTGATCTGGTTGATGCGCCTGCCGCGCATCAGCCTGCAGCCGCCGCTGTCATCGTCCGGCCAACCGGCGGAAATATCCAGTCCCGATTGA